A single region of the Ignavibacteriales bacterium genome encodes:
- a CDS encoding FKBP-type peptidyl-prolyl cis-trans isomerase: MKSILIALFGVMLIFGCSNNPDFVTMKSGLKYNDVKVGTGAEAKNGDLVEVHFKGWIVKDSANLFSDWAIDSTKKADMIADSYAMNQPMKFVLGTESFIKGSDEGIVGMKTGGQRAIVIPSYLCYGPEGMGPIPPNSNIKVFIELVSAKEATVAKMWDVDSTLFKTTASGLKYAIVQQGEGELVGKEKQTTVHYSGFLLDGTKFDSSVERDEPFTFVAGVGQVIPGWDEGVQLLKKGGKARFIVPSNLAYGERDLGKIPPNSTLIFDVEVIDVK; the protein is encoded by the coding sequence ATGAAAAGTATTCTTATTGCACTTTTTGGTGTTATGTTGATTTTTGGTTGTTCTAACAACCCAGATTTTGTCACAATGAAATCCGGTCTTAAATATAACGACGTAAAAGTTGGAACCGGTGCTGAAGCAAAAAATGGTGATTTAGTTGAAGTACATTTTAAAGGTTGGATTGTTAAGGATTCAGCAAACCTTTTTAGCGATTGGGCAATTGATTCTACAAAAAAAGCTGATATGATTGCTGACTCTTATGCAATGAATCAGCCAATGAAGTTTGTCCTTGGAACCGAATCTTTTATTAAGGGTTCTGATGAGGGAATTGTTGGAATGAAGACAGGTGGGCAACGTGCAATAGTTATTCCATCATATCTTTGTTATGGACCAGAAGGAATGGGACCAATTCCACCTAATTCAAATATCAAAGTTTTTATAGAATTAGTTAGTGCAAAAGAAGCAACAGTTGCAAAAATGTGGGATGTTGATTCAACTTTATTTAAAACTACAGCATCAGGTTTGAAATACGCTATAGTTCAACAGGGCGAAGGTGAATTAGTTGGTAAAGAAAAACAAACTACCGTTCACTACAGTGGATTTTTATTAGATGGAACTAAGTTTGATAGCTCTGTTGAACGTGATGAGCCTTTTACATTTGTTGCAGGTGTTGGTCAGGTGATTCCAGGTTGGGATGAAGGCGTTCAATTATTAAAAAAAGGTGGTAAAGCGAGATTTATTGTCCCTTCAAATTTAGCTTATGGGGAACGCGATCTTGGAAAGATTCCACCAAACTCAACACTTATTTTTGATGTTGAAGTAATAGACGTAAAATAA
- a CDS encoding low molecular weight phosphotyrosine protein phosphatase — protein sequence MKKVLFVCMGNICRSPAAEGIFKKLVEVEKLENKISIDSAGTIGYHAGELPDERMRRHGQTRGYTLDSRARQFNPKKDFDEFDYIITMDNDNYSNIVNLDRKKSYSNKIIKMADFISDKNIAEVPDPYYSGSDGFEFVLDILENGTKNLLVKIKEDVAGITQK from the coding sequence ATGAAAAAAGTTTTATTTGTTTGTATGGGAAATATCTGCCGCTCTCCTGCCGCTGAAGGAATTTTTAAAAAATTAGTTGAAGTTGAAAAATTAGAAAATAAAATTTCTATTGACTCTGCTGGCACAATCGGATATCATGCAGGTGAACTTCCTGATGAGCGAATGAGAAGGCATGGACAAACCCGTGGTTATACTTTGGATAGTCGCGCAAGACAATTTAATCCTAAAAAAGATTTTGATGAGTTTGATTATATCATAACAATGGACAATGATAACTATTCAAATATCGTTAATCTTGATCGGAAAAAATCCTATAGCAATAAAATTATTAAAATGGCTGATTTTATTTCCGATAAGAATATTGCTGAGGTTCCAGATCCATATTACAGTGGTTCTGATGGCTTTGAATTTGTGCTTGATATACTTGAAAATGGAACTAAAAATCTTTTAGTTAAAATTAAAGAAGATGTTGCAGGAATCACTCAAAAATAA
- a CDS encoding KpsF/GutQ family sugar-phosphate isomerase, translated as MIKNGKEVIRIEADAVADLQQSINEDFVNAVETIFASKGRVVLTGMGKSGLIARKIVATLNSTGTAAIYLHPTDALHGDLGMVRSDDVVILISKSGETEEISNLLPMLKRLNVKLIAMSGNKESRLARECDIFLNISVKEEACPYDLAPTASTTATLALGDALAVSLLKKRNFTAKDFAFLHPGGSLGKRLSLKIKEVMITGERIPKVKKETSIKDVIFEITSKRLGTTCVLDENGKLAGIITDGDLRRLLEKTLDISGLYAKDVMTSSPKVLNEDYLASFALQQMENFKITSLVITDDSHKPVGIIHLHDLINLGLQSR; from the coding sequence ATTATAAAAAACGGAAAAGAAGTTATCAGGATAGAAGCAGACGCAGTTGCTGATCTTCAACAAAGTATTAATGAAGATTTTGTAAATGCAGTTGAAACAATTTTTGCTTCAAAGGGGAGAGTTGTTTTAACCGGGATGGGAAAATCAGGATTGATTGCTCGTAAAATTGTAGCAACTTTAAACTCAACCGGTACTGCTGCTATTTATCTTCATCCAACAGATGCATTGCATGGTGATCTTGGAATGGTTAGAAGTGATGACGTCGTAATATTAATTTCCAAAAGTGGTGAGACAGAAGAGATTTCAAATCTACTTCCAATGTTAAAACGATTAAATGTAAAACTTATTGCGATGAGTGGGAACAAAGAATCCAGACTCGCACGCGAGTGTGATATTTTTCTAAATATTTCGGTTAAAGAAGAAGCATGTCCTTACGATCTTGCTCCAACCGCATCTACAACTGCAACTCTGGCATTAGGTGATGCGCTTGCAGTTTCATTACTCAAAAAAAGAAATTTTACTGCTAAAGATTTTGCTTTTTTACATCCGGGCGGAAGTCTTGGCAAACGTCTTTCTCTAAAAATTAAAGAAGTTATGATAACCGGCGAACGAATTCCTAAAGTAAAAAAAGAAACATCAATTAAGGATGTCATTTTTGAAATCACAAGTAAGAGACTTGGGACTACTTGCGTTTTAGATGAAAATGGTAAACTTGCCGGAATTATTACTGATGGTGATTTACGTAGATTGCTTGAGAAGACATTAGATATTAGCGGACTTTATGCTAAAGACGTAATGACATCAAGCCCAAAAGTTTTGAATGAAGACTATCTTGCATCTTTTGCATTGCAGCAAATGGAAAATTTTAAAATTACAAGCTTAGTCATTACCGATGATTCTCATAAACCGGTTGGCATAATTCATCTGCACGATTTAATTAATCTTGGATTGCAAAGCAGATGA
- a CDS encoding outer membrane beta-barrel protein has protein sequence MKILIVVAALLSINVFPQWNTGAVKLGYFNPSATEGGFIIGFEGGKHFDKYMSWTWSVDWFHRNYVDKKLVIELNQIYPGTNGEINELRASTNIHDFPVMLGLSTRFPISNRAQFYATGSIGAEMLIINYRNFQNPTNDEFETAFDFNWRVGVGAAFAISPRSEFFGEITYHESHPSWTYDDENHFYPNSVLERSYNMSGFMTRVGIRFFY, from the coding sequence ATGAAAATATTAATAGTAGTTGCTGCTTTACTATCGATAAATGTATTTCCTCAATGGAATACAGGTGCAGTTAAACTTGGATACTTTAATCCATCAGCCACCGAAGGTGGATTTATTATTGGTTTTGAAGGCGGAAAGCACTTTGATAAATATATGAGCTGGACATGGAGCGTTGATTGGTTTCATCGTAATTATGTTGATAAAAAATTAGTTATTGAGTTAAATCAAATTTACCCTGGAACTAATGGTGAGATCAACGAATTACGTGCTTCAACAAATATTCACGATTTTCCAGTAATGCTTGGATTGTCCACTAGATTTCCAATTTCAAATAGAGCTCAGTTTTATGCCACCGGTTCTATCGGTGCTGAAATGCTGATTATTAATTATAGAAATTTTCAAAATCCAACCAACGACGAGTTTGAGACTGCATTTGATTTTAACTGGAGAGTTGGTGTAGGCGCTGCATTTGCCATCAGCCCTCGCTCAGAATTCTTTGGGGAAATTACTTATCATGAATCTCACCCTAGCTGGACTTATGATGATGAAAATCATTTTTATCCCAATAGCGTTTTAGAAAGATCATATAACATGAGTGGATTTATGACAAGAGTTGGAATCAGATTCTTTTATTAA
- the lptC gene encoding LPS export ABC transporter periplasmic protein LptC, giving the protein MKFVVLILSVLFLFPFCSSKRVKPSIDVNLKLEELPSQESWNSVITFSDSGKISAILYAGHLKKFDEKRETFLDQKIKVDFYNPQEIHTTTLTSIKGRVDETTNNLYAIDSVVVFSDSVTIKTDEMMWRNKDRKIVSDKFVTVISPNETIQGYGFESDQSLTNYVIYNITYVTRSDTTQ; this is encoded by the coding sequence ATGAAATTTGTTGTTCTAATTTTATCTGTCTTATTTCTTTTTCCGTTCTGCTCATCTAAGAGAGTAAAACCTTCAATCGATGTAAATCTAAAACTTGAAGAATTGCCTTCACAGGAAAGCTGGAATTCAGTAATTACTTTTTCTGATTCAGGCAAAATTAGTGCGATTTTGTATGCTGGACATTTAAAAAAGTTCGATGAGAAAAGAGAAACGTTTCTGGATCAAAAAATTAAAGTAGATTTTTATAATCCACAGGAAATTCATACTACAACTTTAACTTCAATTAAAGGCAGAGTAGATGAAACAACAAATAATCTTTATGCGATAGACAGTGTGGTTGTTTTCAGTGATAGTGTTACAATTAAAACAGATGAAATGATGTGGCGAAATAAGGATAGAAAAATCGTTTCGGATAAATTTGTAACTGTTATCTCACCAAATGAAACGATTCAAGGGTACGGATTTGAGTCTGATCAAAGTTTAACTAACTATGTAATATATAACATTACTTATGTTACAAGATCGGATACTACTCAGTGA
- the lptB gene encoding LPS export ABC transporter ATP-binding protein, which yields MSTTLRSENLVKIYKKRTVVNKASVQVSKGEIVGLLGPNGAGKTTTFYMITGMIKPESGKVFLDDADITKVPMYKRARMGIGYLPQEASIFRTLSVEDNLLAVLEMTKLNSKQRKEKCESLLEELTISHLRKSMGFQLSGGERRRTEIARALATDPSFILLDEPFAGVDPIAVEDIMNIVSNLKNRGIGVLVTDHNVHETLSIVDKGYILINGVIFKQGTADELANDEEVRKLYLGEKFKLDRYS from the coding sequence ATGAGCACAACTTTAAGAAGTGAAAATCTTGTAAAGATTTATAAAAAGCGAACCGTTGTTAACAAAGCTTCAGTCCAGGTTTCCAAAGGTGAGATTGTTGGATTGCTTGGACCAAACGGAGCCGGCAAAACAACTACTTTTTATATGATAACCGGAATGATAAAACCTGAATCAGGAAAAGTTTTTCTTGATGATGCGGATATAACCAAGGTTCCAATGTACAAACGGGCACGAATGGGAATAGGTTATTTGCCGCAAGAAGCTTCTATTTTTAGAACATTATCGGTTGAAGATAATCTGCTTGCTGTTTTGGAAATGACAAAACTTAACTCAAAACAGCGCAAAGAAAAATGTGAATCACTTCTTGAGGAACTCACAATATCCCATTTAAGAAAAAGTATGGGCTTTCAATTAAGCGGCGGCGAAAGAAGAAGAACTGAAATTGCTCGCGCTCTTGCAACTGATCCAAGTTTTATTTTGCTGGATGAACCATTTGCCGGAGTTGACCCGATTGCAGTAGAAGATATTATGAATATTGTTTCCAATCTTAAAAACCGCGGTATTGGTGTTTTGGTTACGGATCACAACGTACACGAAACATTAAGCATTGTTGATAAAGGTTATATTCTTATTAACGGTGTAATCTTTAAACAGGGCACTGCCGATGAACTTGCTAATGATGAAGAGGTTAGAAAACTTTATTTAGGCGAAAAGTTTAAGCTGGATAGGTATTCTTAA
- a CDS encoding phosphotransferase: MLDSHLKLDLIRNIFLQWNGNKADFIQKLPQTASYREYYRISFDNKTVIGVYNEDLKENQAFISFSKTFSELELNVPKVLHTDLDNNVYLLNDLGDATLYSIIHSKNHDYNSSPELIELYKKALERLQKFQIVADKKIDYKAAYPRAKFDRQSILWDLNYFKYDFLKLGRIGFDEQLLENDIQKFSEFVASVDTNYFMYRDFQSRNIMVKDDDIYFLDFQGGRKGALQYDVASLLYDAKAEIPNHLREELLNHYLDKLESDYNLSRTEFMKSYYAFVLIRIMQAMGAYGFRGLFEKKVHLIKSILPARKNLKYLLENGKLDFGIPHLHEVFENIITSEEFNIYEDKSLPNEKLSVTVTSFSYKREIPIDLADNGGGYVFDCRGLNNPGRLLDFKLLNGRNTEVINFLKANSKVDDYMSHIYPLVDSTIETYLKRGFKNLMINFGCTGGQHRSVYCADEMFKYLKNKYDINVFLSHIEQGIKEEVIK, translated from the coding sequence ATGCTTGATAGCCATCTTAAACTGGATCTTATTAGAAATATCTTTTTACAATGGAATGGTAATAAAGCGGATTTTATTCAAAAGCTGCCGCAAACCGCTTCTTATCGTGAGTACTACAGGATTTCGTTTGACAACAAAACTGTAATCGGAGTTTATAATGAAGATTTAAAAGAAAATCAGGCTTTTATTTCTTTCTCAAAAACTTTTAGTGAACTGGAACTTAACGTTCCAAAAGTTTTACACACTGATCTTGATAATAATGTTTATCTGCTTAACGATCTTGGTGATGCAACTTTATATTCAATTATCCATTCAAAAAATCACGATTACAATTCTTCACCAGAATTAATCGAACTTTACAAAAAAGCTCTAGAGCGATTGCAAAAGTTTCAGATAGTTGCAGATAAGAAAATTGATTACAAGGCTGCTTATCCTCGTGCAAAGTTTGATCGGCAATCCATTTTATGGGATTTGAATTACTTCAAATATGATTTTCTAAAACTTGGCAGAATCGGTTTTGATGAACAATTATTGGAAAATGACATTCAAAAGTTTTCTGAATTTGTTGCTTCCGTTGATACAAATTATTTTATGTACCGTGATTTTCAGTCTCGTAACATAATGGTAAAAGATGATGATATTTATTTTCTAGATTTTCAGGGCGGCAGAAAAGGTGCATTGCAATATGATGTAGCTTCCCTTTTGTATGATGCGAAAGCAGAAATTCCAAATCATTTAAGAGAAGAATTATTAAATCATTATCTCGATAAACTTGAATCTGATTACAATCTCAGTCGCACAGAGTTTATGAAATCTTATTATGCATTTGTGTTAATACGAATTATGCAGGCAATGGGCGCTTACGGCTTTAGAGGTTTATTTGAAAAGAAAGTGCATTTGATAAAAAGTATTTTACCGGCAAGAAAAAATCTTAAATACTTATTGGAAAACGGTAAACTTGATTTCGGCATTCCGCATTTACACGAAGTATTTGAAAATATAATTACCTCAGAAGAATTTAATATCTATGAAGATAAAAGCTTACCTAATGAAAAACTTTCTGTTACGGTTACAAGTTTTTCTTACAAGCGCGAAATCCCTATAGACCTTGCAGATAACGGCGGCGGCTATGTTTTTGATTGCAGAGGATTAAATAATCCGGGCAGACTTTTAGACTTTAAATTATTAAACGGTCGTAACACAGAAGTAATAAATTTCTTAAAAGCAAACTCAAAAGTAGATGATTATATGTCCCACATTTATCCTCTTGTTGATTCCACAATCGAAACATATCTTAAACGCGGATTTAAAAATTTGATGATCAATTTTGGATGCACCGGCGGTCAGCACAGATCTGTTTATTGTGCAGATGAAATGTTTAAGTATCTGAAAAATAAATACGACATCAATGTTTTTCTATCACACATTGAACAAGGAATAAAAGAAGAGGTAATTAAATAA
- a CDS encoding YjbQ family protein: MWIQKEITLKSRNKGFHLVTDEILSHIPEIKNFQIGLINILLKHTSASLTLNENADTDVRTDMKIYFEKLVPEILNYFKHTSEGVDDMPAHIKSSLLGNSLSMPITNGKLNLGIWQGIYLCEHRNFGGNRKLVITINGE; encoded by the coding sequence ATGTGGATACAAAAAGAAATAACATTAAAGTCTCGCAATAAAGGATTTCATCTTGTAACAGATGAAATTTTATCACACATACCAGAAATTAAAAACTTTCAAATTGGATTAATAAATATCCTACTTAAACATACCTCAGCTTCACTAACACTTAATGAAAATGCCGATACCGATGTTAGAACTGATATGAAAATATATTTTGAAAAGCTTGTTCCAGAAATTCTCAATTATTTTAAGCATACCTCGGAAGGGGTAGATGATATGCCAGCGCATATTAAATCATCACTTCTCGGAAACTCTTTATCTATGCCGATTACTAACGGTAAATTAAATTTAGGTATCTGGCAAGGCATTTACCTTTGTGAGCATCGTAATTTTGGTGGTAATAGAAAACTTGTCATCACAATTAACGGTGAATGA
- a CDS encoding fructosamine kinase family protein yields the protein MLQESLKNKIESAIEDKIISQKSVLGGCINDSEIIQTTSGKTFFLKTNNNSNEDMFIKEANGLRELAKANVIRVPQVICTSEDFLILENISQEANSITFWEEFGRSFAQLHKFTSISFGFYEDNYIGSTPQPNKVNKIESKNWTEFYFNNRLLHQYKLAEQKGYAGSLLRDVFLQIENKIESVFNGINILPSLLHGDLWSGNFIPDESGNACLIDPAVYYGHREADLAMTKLFGGFDAKFYNAYQEEYPLDNGYEYRENIYKLYHVLNHLNLFGSGYYQQAVNLLKYYL from the coding sequence ATGTTGCAGGAATCACTCAAAAATAAAATTGAATCAGCGATTGAAGATAAAATAATTTCGCAAAAATCAGTTTTAGGTGGATGCATTAATGATTCAGAAATAATTCAGACTACATCTGGCAAAACTTTTTTTCTAAAAACGAATAATAATTCAAATGAAGATATGTTTATAAAGGAGGCCAATGGATTAAGAGAATTAGCAAAAGCTAATGTTATTCGCGTGCCTCAAGTTATTTGTACATCTGAAGATTTTTTAATTCTTGAAAACATTTCACAAGAAGCAAACAGTATAACTTTCTGGGAAGAGTTTGGCAGATCATTTGCGCAACTCCATAAGTTTACAAGCATTAGTTTTGGATTTTATGAGGACAATTATATTGGTTCAACTCCTCAACCAAACAAAGTAAATAAAATTGAATCTAAGAACTGGACGGAATTTTATTTTAATAATCGTCTTCTACATCAGTATAAACTTGCAGAGCAAAAAGGTTATGCTGGCAGCCTACTCCGCGATGTTTTTTTACAAATAGAAAATAAAATCGAATCTGTTTTTAATGGCATAAACATCCTACCAAGTTTACTGCACGGTGATTTGTGGAGTGGAAATTTTATTCCTGATGAAAGTGGAAACGCATGTTTAATTGATCCAGCAGTTTATTACGGACACCGAGAAGCTGATCTTGCAATGACTAAATTATTTGGCGGATTTGATGCTAAATTTTATAATGCTTATCAAGAAGAATATCCGTTAGATAATGGATATGAGTATCGTGAAAATATTTATAAACTGTATCACGTACTTAATCACTTAAATTTATTTGGAAGCGGGTATTACCAGCAAGCTGTAAATTTGTTAAAGTATTATTTATAG
- a CDS encoding GNAT family N-acetyltransferase: MILQFENIIIREFQLADVKSLVKYANNYKVSKYMRDSFPYPYTETNALNWIEFTKANNSTLSYAIANEVEVIGGIGAFPQNDVHRFSAEVGFWIGEPFWNKGIISKSLRAFCNYLFSNYEFNRLFANVFEGNHASKRVLEKAGFVLEGTLRKSVTKENKFVDHYIYGLLKEDFLNA, from the coding sequence ATGATTCTTCAATTTGAAAATATTATTATCAGAGAATTTCAGCTTGCCGATGTAAAATCTTTAGTGAAATATGCCAATAATTATAAAGTTTCAAAATATATGCGGGACTCATTTCCCTACCCTTATACAGAAACTAATGCTTTAAACTGGATAGAATTTACCAAGGCAAACAATTCGACATTATCTTACGCAATAGCAAATGAAGTTGAAGTAATTGGCGGAATTGGTGCCTTCCCTCAAAATGATGTTCACCGGTTTTCTGCTGAAGTTGGATTCTGGATTGGTGAACCGTTTTGGAATAAGGGAATAATTTCTAAATCTTTAAGAGCCTTTTGTAATTACTTGTTCTCTAATTATGAATTCAATAGATTATTTGCAAATGTATTTGAAGGTAACCATGCTTCAAAAAGAGTTTTAGAAAAAGCAGGATTTGTTCTTGAAGGTACACTTAGAAAAAGTGTTACTAAAGAAAATAAATTTGTCGATCACTACATTTATGGATTATTAAAGGAAGATTTCTTAAATGCTTGA
- a CDS encoding histidine kinase, producing the protein MRTFILLLLSLFLLPFTFYPQCKIELVVVSKLSGDQNVFIAGNKPELGNWNPDKTPLNKINDSTWSKSFEFMADDIIEFKFTLGSWEKEALNKWGEISGNNSLKILTDTTLILNIDDWGNSHKNVSGQITGNVKYHRNFEARRVLPRDIIVWLPPSYDSLPNKYYPVLYMQDGQNLFDPTTSSFGIDWQMDETADSLIRSYAMQEIIIVGIYNSINRGKEYNHTNLGEAYIQFIVEELKPFIDVTYRTLPDKKNTAVGGSSSGGLISFIIAWEYSDIFSKAACISPAFKISDINYIAPISDFIGAKKEIKIYIDNGGIGIEEKLQPGIDEMLNSLEEKGFVEGKDLLFVKDQNAGHNESDWAKRVYRFLEFLFPINN; encoded by the coding sequence ATGAGAACATTTATTCTTCTGCTATTGAGTTTATTTCTTCTGCCATTTACATTTTATCCGCAATGCAAAATTGAATTAGTTGTAGTTTCAAAACTGTCTGGAGATCAAAACGTATTTATTGCAGGCAATAAACCTGAATTAGGTAATTGGAATCCTGATAAGACACCACTCAATAAAATAAATGATTCTACTTGGTCAAAATCATTTGAGTTTATGGCAGATGATATTATAGAGTTTAAGTTTACACTAGGCAGCTGGGAGAAAGAAGCACTAAATAAATGGGGAGAAATATCCGGGAACAATAGCTTAAAAATATTAACTGATACCACTCTTATTCTCAATATTGACGATTGGGGAAATTCACATAAGAATGTCTCAGGACAAATTACAGGTAATGTTAAATATCACAGAAATTTTGAGGCAAGAAGAGTATTGCCACGAGATATTATTGTTTGGTTGCCCCCGAGTTATGATTCACTTCCCAATAAGTATTATCCAGTTCTTTATATGCAAGATGGGCAAAACCTCTTTGACCCGACAACTTCATCTTTTGGAATTGATTGGCAAATGGATGAGACAGCTGATAGTTTGATTAGGTCTTATGCTATGCAGGAAATCATAATTGTTGGTATTTATAACTCCATAAACCGCGGCAAAGAATACAATCACACTAACCTTGGTGAAGCTTATATTCAATTTATAGTAGAAGAGTTAAAACCATTCATTGATGTTACTTATCGTACTTTACCTGATAAAAAAAATACAGCTGTAGGCGGCTCATCAAGCGGAGGACTTATTTCATTTATTATTGCTTGGGAATATTCTGATATATTTTCAAAGGCAGCTTGTATATCACCAGCTTTTAAGATTAGTGATATCAACTATATTGCTCCCATTAGCGATTTCATCGGAGCAAAGAAAGAAATTAAAATATATATCGATAATGGCGGTATTGGAATAGAGGAAAAGCTTCAACCTGGAATAGATGAAATGCTAAATTCTCTTGAGGAAAAAGGATTTGTCGAAGGTAAAGATTTATTATTTGTAAAAGATCAAAATGCAGGACATAATGAATCAGACTGGGCAAAAAGGGTTTACAGATTTTTAGAATTCTTGTTTCCGATTAATAACTAA
- a CDS encoding M15 family metallopeptidase, with amino-acid sequence MKFILLILLLITSTITNHSVRIYKIQDHTNIIVDCNYIFEDAIKGIEIPRAIIKQLTLVDVEYYSFDDKLHKGQILINKKAAKDLLEIFEFIKLSRFPIAKVIPTVKYNWNDDSSMNDNNTTAFNYRKVKGSKVLSAHSYGMAIDINPVQNPHIKGKLVQPLKGKYDPKVRGTILRDSKLVQEFVKRGWQWGGRWRSSKDYQHFEKKN; translated from the coding sequence ATGAAATTCATTTTACTAATACTTCTTCTAATTACTTCAACAATTACAAATCACTCAGTGCGGATTTATAAAATTCAGGATCATACAAATATTATTGTTGATTGCAATTATATTTTTGAAGATGCAATAAAAGGGATTGAGATTCCCAGGGCAATAATTAAGCAGCTTACTTTAGTTGATGTGGAATACTATTCTTTTGATGATAAGCTTCATAAAGGACAAATTCTTATAAATAAAAAAGCAGCAAAAGACCTATTGGAGATTTTTGAATTTATCAAATTATCCCGATTCCCGATTGCAAAAGTGATTCCGACAGTAAAGTATAATTGGAATGACGACTCATCAATGAATGATAATAATACAACAGCATTTAACTATAGAAAAGTAAAAGGTTCAAAAGTGTTATCTGCGCATTCATATGGAATGGCTATAGATATTAATCCAGTACAAAATCCTCACATAAAAGGTAAATTAGTCCAACCACTAAAAGGCAAATACGATCCTAAAGTCAGAGGAACAATTTTAAGAGATTCAAAACTTGTGCAGGAATTCGTAAAAAGAGGCTGGCAATGGGGCGGAAGATGGAGAAGTTCAAAGGATTATCAGCATTTTGAAAAGAAAAACTAA